Proteins encoded together in one Lathyrus oleraceus cultivar Zhongwan6 chromosome 5, CAAS_Psat_ZW6_1.0, whole genome shotgun sequence window:
- the LOC127078902 gene encoding uncharacterized protein LOC127078902: MAYGHDAVLPVKIQVQPVRIQRQYEIPSEDYWSVMTDELVDIDEERMLELDSLQRQKEKVARAYNKRVKGKVFAVGDLVWRVILPMDRNDRVLGKWSPNWEGPFKVLQAFYNNAYKVEELAPDRQILRVNGKYLKKYRPLLQEVKILAD, from the coding sequence ATGGCGTATGGGCATGACGCAGTATTGCCTGTAAAAATTCAGGTCCAACCAGTCAGAATCCAAAGGCAgtatgaaataccttctgaagattacTGGAGTGTGATGACAGACGAATTAGTCGACATAGATGAAGAAAGAATGCTAGAATTAGACTCTCTACAAAGACAGAAAGAGAAAGTCGCCCGAGCCTACAATAAAAGGGTGAAAGGGAAAGTATTCGCCGTCGGCGATCTGGTTTGGAGGGTAATCCTGCCTATGGACAGAAATGATAGAGTTTTAGGTAAGTGGTCCCCAAATTGGGAGGGACCGTTTAAGGTGTTACAAGCCTTTTATAATAACGCCTACAaggtcgaagagttggcaccagaCAGGCAAATTTTAAGAGTAAATGGAAAATACTTGAAAAAATAcaggcctctccttcaagaggtcaaaattttGGCAGACTAA